The following are from one region of the Stanieria cyanosphaera PCC 7437 genome:
- a CDS encoding cation:proton antiporter, which yields MNFNSFSSLSWLNPLLATTNESETSNSTLVLAGVLLSLVIVYFASKLGGEICARINLPPVLGELVGGVLVGVSAFHLLVFPESGSTADNSLVITFLQNTAGLTPEATESVFAAQSEVISLLAELGVIILLFEIGLESDLKELIRVGPQAAIVAVVGVVAPFATGTAGLVYLFNVPVIPAIFAGAALTATSIGITAKVLAELGQLSSKEGQIIIGAAVLDDVLGIIVLAVVASLVKTGEVQIVNIIYLIISAGAFLIGAILIGRFLSPYFVSLVDEMKTRGQVLLTALIFAFTLSYIATAIQLEAILGAFAAGLVLAETEKRKELEEQVIPVADILVPVFFVCVGAKTDLSVLNPAVESNREGLIIATFLILVAILGKVITGFTLFGQNDLNKLSIGVGMIPRGEVGLVFAGVGSASGALSESTEAAIIMMVILTTFIAPPLLRLVFKEMETKPETIT from the coding sequence ATGAATTTCAATTCTTTTTCCTCACTATCTTGGCTGAATCCTTTATTAGCGACAACCAATGAATCGGAAACCTCAAACAGTACCTTAGTTTTAGCAGGAGTATTACTCAGTTTAGTCATAGTTTATTTTGCTAGTAAATTAGGTGGCGAAATTTGCGCTCGAATCAATCTCCCTCCCGTTTTAGGTGAATTAGTAGGTGGTGTCTTAGTTGGAGTATCAGCTTTTCATTTATTAGTATTTCCTGAAAGTGGTTCTACGGCTGACAATTCATTGGTTATTACCTTTTTACAAAATACAGCAGGTTTAACTCCCGAAGCTACAGAATCGGTGTTTGCTGCTCAAAGTGAAGTCATTTCTTTGTTAGCCGAATTAGGAGTAATTATTCTTTTATTTGAAATTGGTTTAGAATCAGACCTTAAAGAATTAATTCGTGTTGGTCCTCAAGCTGCTATAGTCGCGGTAGTAGGAGTAGTTGCTCCGTTTGCAACAGGTACAGCAGGTTTAGTGTATCTGTTTAATGTTCCTGTAATTCCTGCTATTTTTGCAGGAGCAGCCTTAACTGCTACCAGTATTGGTATTACCGCTAAAGTATTAGCTGAACTTGGACAACTCTCTTCCAAAGAAGGACAAATTATTATTGGTGCTGCCGTACTAGATGATGTTTTAGGTATTATTGTTTTAGCAGTAGTAGCCAGTCTAGTCAAAACTGGGGAAGTTCAAATAGTCAATATTATCTACCTCATAATCAGCGCAGGTGCGTTCTTAATTGGTGCTATCTTGATTGGTCGTTTCTTAAGTCCTTACTTTGTCAGCTTGGTAGACGAAATGAAAACTCGCGGTCAAGTTTTATTGACTGCTCTTATTTTTGCTTTTACCTTGTCTTATATCGCCACAGCCATTCAATTAGAAGCTATTTTAGGTGCTTTTGCTGCCGGTTTAGTTTTAGCAGAAACCGAAAAACGAAAAGAGCTAGAAGAACAAGTCATTCCCGTAGCTGATATTCTTGTACCAGTTTTCTTTGTCTGTGTCGGAGCCAAAACCGACCTCAGTGTGCTTAATCCAGCAGTTGAGAGTAATCGAGAAGGATTAATTATTGCCACATTTTTAATTTTGGTTGCTATTCTGGGTAAAGTAATTACTGGATTTACTCTTTTTGGTCAAAACGATCTCAATAAACTCTCTATTGGTGTAGGAATGATTCCCCGAGGCGAAGTAGGACTTGTGTTTGCTGGTGTCGGTTCAGCTAGTGGAGCTCTTTCGGAATCTACGGAAGCAGCTATCATTATGATGGTTATTTTAACTACTTTTATTGCACCTCCTTTACTGCGGTTGGTGTTTAAAGAAATGGAAACCAAACCTGAAACAATTACTTAG
- the cynS gene encoding cyanase, giving the protein MARSKITEKLLAAKQAKGITFEDLEKIVGRDETWIASVIYRQASADLEEATKIVTALGLSESMAEPLTIPPLKGSLEPTIPTDPLIYRFYEIMQVYGMPLKAVIHEKFGDGIMSAIDFTLEVEKVEDPKGDRVQVSMCGKFLPYKKW; this is encoded by the coding sequence ATGGCGAGATCAAAAATCACCGAAAAACTTTTAGCAGCCAAACAAGCCAAAGGCATTACTTTTGAAGATTTAGAAAAAATCGTCGGCAGAGATGAAACTTGGATAGCCTCAGTCATTTACCGTCAAGCGAGTGCTGATCTTGAAGAAGCAACCAAAATTGTTACTGCGTTGGGTTTATCAGAATCAATGGCTGAACCTTTAACCATACCTCCCCTAAAAGGTTCTCTCGAACCCACAATACCAACTGACCCCTTAATTTATCGTTTCTACGAAATCATGCAAGTCTATGGAATGCCTCTTAAAGCAGTAATTCACGAAAAATTTGGTGACGGCATTATGAGTGCGATTGATTTTACCTTGGAAGTAGAAAAAGTAGAAGACCCCAAAGGCGATCGGGTTCAAGTTAGTATGTGTGGTAAATTTTTACCATATAAAAAGTGGTAG
- a CDS encoding photosystem I reaction centre subunit IX / PsaJ yields the protein MEGLQKFLSLAPVILMLWLAETAVWLIMFNYAHPDLLFHP from the coding sequence ATGGAAGGTTTGCAAAAATTTCTTTCTTTGGCTCCGGTCATTCTCATGTTGTGGCTAGCGGAAACAGCAGTATGGTTGATTATGTTTAACTATGCTCATCCTGATTTACTCTTCCACCCATAG
- a CDS encoding photosystem I reaction center protein PsaF subunit III yields the protein MRRLFALILVVTLWFNFAPSASADADGVAGLTRCADNPAYLQKAKNFLNTTSDPQSGQRRAAVYAEALCGPEGYPHLIVDGRWSHIGDFFIPSVLFLYITGCIGWAGRSYLIAIRNDKEPEMKEVILDVPLAVKSMIASAAWPLAAFGEWTTGKLTVKDSEIPISPR from the coding sequence ATGCGACGATTGTTTGCTTTAATTTTAGTAGTTACCTTGTGGTTTAATTTTGCTCCTTCTGCTTCAGCAGACGCAGACGGAGTTGCTGGTTTGACTCGCTGTGCTGATAATCCTGCTTATCTGCAAAAAGCGAAAAACTTTCTTAACACTACCTCCGATCCTCAATCAGGTCAAAGACGTGCTGCCGTCTATGCAGAGGCTCTTTGCGGTCCAGAAGGCTATCCTCATTTAATTGTTGATGGTCGTTGGTCTCACATCGGGGATTTCTTTATTCCTAGTGTTCTCTTCCTTTATATCACCGGCTGTATTGGTTGGGCTGGTCGCTCTTATCTAATTGCGATCCGCAACGATAAAGAACCCGAGATGAAAGAAGTCATACTTGATGTGCCTTTAGCTGTCAAAAGTATGATTGCTTCTGCTGCTTGGCCCTTAGCTGCTTTTGGTGAATGGACGACTGGCAAGTTAACTGTCAAAGACTCTGAAATTCCCATCTCCCCCCGCTAA
- the tsaD gene encoding tRNA (adenosine(37)-N6)-threonylcarbamoyltransferase complex transferase subunit TsaD: protein MGTILAIETSCDETSVAIVKNRQVLSNIVASQIQLHRTYGGVVPELASRQHLETINLCITKALVEADKNWQEIDAIAATCAPGLVGALLVGVTAAKTLAMLYQKPFLGVHHLEGHIYASYLSEPDLQPPFLCLLVSGGHTSIIYVKDCGLYEMLGSTRDDAAGEAFDKVARLLNLGYPGGPIIDKLAQQGNPQAFKLPEGKISLPQGGYHPYDSSFSGLKTAVLRLVQKLELEGDLPVADLAASFQDTVAKVLTKRTIKCALDYGLTKIAIGGGVAANSGLRKQLLTEAQKHNLQVYFPPLKLCTDNAAMIGCAASDHFAHGHTSSLNLGVQSRLEITEVMKLYDKLN, encoded by the coding sequence ATGGGGACAATTTTAGCAATCGAAACAAGTTGTGACGAAACATCGGTCGCAATTGTAAAGAATCGTCAAGTTTTAAGTAACATTGTGGCTTCTCAAATTCAGTTACATCGCACTTATGGCGGTGTTGTACCAGAATTAGCCTCGCGTCAACATTTGGAAACAATTAATCTTTGTATCACAAAAGCTTTAGTGGAAGCAGATAAAAATTGGCAAGAAATTGATGCGATCGCAGCTACTTGCGCTCCTGGTTTAGTAGGGGCATTATTAGTTGGAGTAACCGCAGCCAAAACTTTGGCGATGTTGTATCAAAAACCTTTTTTAGGAGTACATCATCTTGAAGGTCATATTTATGCTTCTTATTTAAGTGAACCTGATTTACAACCACCTTTTTTGTGTTTGTTAGTTTCTGGCGGTCACACCAGTATTATTTATGTCAAGGATTGTGGTTTATATGAGATGTTGGGATCGACTAGAGATGATGCTGCTGGCGAAGCTTTTGATAAGGTGGCAAGACTACTCAATTTAGGTTATCCAGGTGGTCCTATTATTGATAAGTTAGCTCAACAGGGAAATCCTCAAGCTTTTAAGTTACCAGAAGGCAAAATTTCTTTACCGCAAGGTGGTTATCATCCTTATGATTCTAGTTTTAGTGGCTTAAAAACAGCAGTATTAAGGTTAGTTCAAAAACTTGAATTAGAAGGAGATTTACCTGTGGCAGATCTGGCTGCTAGTTTTCAAGATACTGTGGCTAAAGTATTAACTAAAAGAACAATTAAGTGCGCTCTTGATTATGGTTTAACTAAAATTGCTATTGGTGGTGGTGTGGCAGCTAATAGTGGTTTAAGAAAACAGCTTTTAACTGAGGCTCAAAAACACAATTTACAAGTTTATTTTCCTCCTCTTAAACTATGTACAGATAATGCAGCAATGATTGGTTGTGCAGCTTCGGATCATTTTGCTCATGGACATACTTCTTCTTTAAATTTAGGAGTACAATCTCGTCTAGAAATTACAGAAGTTATGAAATTGTATGACAAGTTAAATTAA
- the corA gene encoding magnesium/cobalt transporter CorA — MQQEDQVFLTEEEEEDLFDYAYEKPGSLPGTLSIEEDAQPPEIVLIDYNAKYATRINNLTPEECASYLDTESVSWVDVSGLGSEDILKRLGKVFKLHPLVLEDVVNVPQRPKVEDYQDQLVIITQMAVPKPKGEGFWLEQVSLIVGKYYLLTVQEEPERDCFHPVRRRIRLKQGNIRTKGSDYLAYSLWDAIIDGFFPILESYGEKIENLEDEVLFNPSSQTLGKIYQVKRELLALRRAIWPQRTAINILIRDGSALITDDVLVYLRDCYDHIIQIIDVIETYRELASSLTDVYLSAVSNKMNEVMKLLTVISTIFIPLTFIVGIYGMNFNTEISPWNMPELNWYWGYPLCWLIMLAIASGLIYFFWRKGWFNNSSYYKED, encoded by the coding sequence TTGCAGCAGGAAGATCAAGTTTTTTTAACGGAAGAAGAGGAAGAGGATTTATTTGATTATGCTTACGAAAAACCTGGTAGTTTACCAGGAACTTTAAGTATAGAAGAAGATGCTCAACCACCCGAAATTGTGTTGATTGACTATAATGCTAAATATGCTACTCGAATTAATAATCTTACTCCAGAAGAATGTGCTAGTTATTTAGATACTGAATCAGTTTCTTGGGTTGATGTTTCTGGCTTAGGTAGCGAAGATATTTTAAAACGATTAGGAAAAGTTTTTAAACTTCATCCATTAGTTTTAGAAGATGTAGTTAATGTTCCTCAAAGACCAAAAGTTGAAGATTATCAAGACCAATTAGTAATTATTACTCAAATGGCAGTACCTAAACCAAAAGGAGAAGGTTTTTGGTTAGAACAAGTTAGTTTGATTGTCGGTAAATATTATTTATTAACTGTACAAGAAGAACCAGAAAGAGATTGTTTTCATCCAGTTCGCAGACGAATTAGGCTTAAACAAGGCAATATTAGAACTAAAGGTTCTGACTATTTAGCTTATTCTTTATGGGATGCAATTATTGATGGTTTTTTTCCTATTTTAGAAAGTTATGGTGAAAAGATCGAAAATTTAGAAGATGAAGTATTATTTAATCCTAGTAGTCAAACTTTGGGTAAAATTTATCAAGTTAAACGAGAATTATTAGCTTTGCGACGAGCGATTTGGCCCCAAAGAACAGCAATTAATATTTTAATTAGAGATGGAAGTGCTTTAATTACTGATGATGTTTTAGTTTATTTACGAGATTGTTACGATCATATTATTCAAATTATTGATGTAATCGAAACATATCGGGAACTGGCTTCTAGCTTAACCGATGTTTATCTTTCTGCGGTTAGTAATAAAATGAATGAAGTGATGAAATTACTAACTGTTATTTCTACTATTTTTATTCCTTTAACTTTTATTGTTGGTATTTATGGCATGAATTTCAACACAGAAATTTCTCCTTGGAATATGCCAGAGCTAAATTGGTATTGGGGCTATCCTTTGTGTTGGCTCATCATGCTTGCGATCGCAAGTGGATTAATTTATTTCTTTTGGCGTAAGGGATGGTTTAATAATAGTTCTTATTATAAAGAAGATTAA